A genomic window from Sulfurospirillum multivorans DSM 12446 includes:
- a CDS encoding response regulator, translated as MLQKGDESFHLAILDYELAKKANGVDFYRQLVDKVGMEALPPFLMVASNDDAELKERILCTGIKALLKKPINPSMLYDETVSLCALRAQVPLFDPSKINLSSKRILVVEDNDINLEVATYLLKETHANVEVARNGLEAVEIIQEQVHPFDLILMDVQMPLMDGYEATRIIRKELNLLTPIVAMTANVMIHDIEKCLAVGMDAHIGKPFEVGDFYGTLLEVLHVTVAMKPKPQLIAPKSAKTLFAKQEAIKRLGGKEALWGKLFRSFFETYLQLPERLHALIAAENRITLLDYVHTTKGLSGTVGLIQLEQSLGALERSVKEKNSFENLPLDTVLKEHHALMSVLRSEYEKLSTPSSLKQIHFSFEEKKVLESLLVELQTALELSNVSKVTFLLEQLFSHGEVAGKASFKELLFTCKQFDFEAALHHVERLSEEIING; from the coding sequence ATGCTTCAAAAAGGAGATGAGAGCTTCCATCTGGCTATTTTGGATTATGAGCTGGCTAAAAAAGCCAATGGGGTTGATTTTTACAGGCAATTGGTAGACAAAGTCGGCATGGAGGCACTTCCTCCATTCTTAATGGTGGCGAGCAATGATGATGCGGAGCTCAAAGAGCGCATTTTGTGCACAGGCATCAAAGCGTTACTCAAAAAACCGATCAATCCTTCAATGCTCTACGATGAAACCGTCTCATTATGCGCGCTCAGAGCGCAAGTGCCACTGTTTGACCCTTCCAAGATCAACCTCTCTTCCAAACGTATTTTGGTGGTAGAAGACAACGACATCAACCTTGAAGTGGCAACGTATCTGCTCAAAGAGACACATGCCAACGTTGAAGTAGCGCGCAATGGGCTTGAGGCGGTGGAGATCATTCAAGAGCAAGTTCACCCGTTTGATCTCATCTTGATGGATGTCCAGATGCCATTGATGGATGGGTATGAAGCCACACGTATCATTCGCAAAGAGCTCAATCTCCTAACTCCTATCGTTGCGATGACAGCCAATGTGATGATCCATGATATTGAAAAATGCCTTGCGGTCGGCATGGACGCGCACATTGGCAAACCTTTTGAAGTGGGAGACTTTTATGGTACGCTCTTGGAGGTTTTACATGTAACCGTTGCCATGAAGCCAAAACCGCAACTTATTGCTCCCAAAAGTGCGAAAACTCTTTTTGCAAAGCAAGAGGCTATTAAACGTTTAGGTGGAAAAGAGGCGCTGTGGGGGAAGCTTTTTAGAAGCTTTTTTGAGACTTATCTTCAATTACCTGAGCGATTGCACGCTTTGATTGCAGCAGAAAACAGAATCACCTTGTTGGATTATGTGCATACCACCAAAGGGCTTAGTGGCACGGTTGGATTGATTCAGTTGGAGCAGAGCCTTGGGGCATTAGAGCGTTCAGTCAAAGAAAAAAATAGCTTTGAAAATCTTCCTTTAGACACAGTTTTAAAAGAGCATCATGCGCTGATGAGCGTTCTGCGAAGCGAGTATGAAAAGCTAAGCACACCTTCTTCTTTGAAGCAAATCCATTTTTCATTTGAAGAGAAAAAGGTTTTAGAGTCTCTTTTGGTAGAGCTTCAAACGGCATTGGAACTCTCCAATGTCTCCAAAGTGACGTTTTTGTTGGAACAACTTTTTTCCCATGGTGAAGTAGCAGGTAAGGCATCGTTTAAAGAGCTCCTTTTTACATGTAAACAGTTTGATTTTGAAGCAGCCTTACACCATGTAGAGCGTTTAAGTGAGGAGATAATCAATGGCTAA
- a CDS encoding RNA 2'-phosphotransferase — protein MDISQISKYLSYILRHKPDSIGLILDNNGWANIDELISKTKEFVLTKEILNEVVKTSDKQRFIIKNNTIRANQGHSIDIDLNVLSTNPPSVLYHGTAIKNLDKIMQEGIKSMSRQYVHLSADKQTAINVAQRHGKPIVMRIDCKAMCEDGYKFYLSENNVWLTDYIPPKYIVI, from the coding sequence GTGGATATAAGTCAAATATCAAAATACCTCAGTTATATTTTAAGGCACAAGCCTGACAGTATAGGTCTTATACTTGATAATAACGGCTGGGCAAATATTGATGAACTGATCAGCAAAACAAAAGAATTTGTTTTAACAAAAGAGATACTCAATGAAGTTGTCAAAACAAGCGATAAGCAAAGATTTATTATCAAAAATAATACCATCAGAGCAAATCAAGGACATTCAATTGATATTGATTTAAATGTATTGTCTACGAATCCGCCTAGTGTTCTATATCACGGTACTGCAATAAAGAATCTAGATAAAATTATGCAAGAGGGCATTAAATCGATGAGTAGACAATATGTTCATTTATCTGCCGATAAACAAACTGCTATCAATGTTGCTCAAAGACATGGTAAGCCTATAGTCATGCGAATAGATTGTAAAGCTATGTGTGAAGATGGATATAAATTTTATTTGAGTGAAAATAATGTTTGGCTAACAGATTATATTCCTCCAAAATATATCGTCATATAA
- a CDS encoding SMI1/KNR4 family protein — translation MKDIAVYRDYGKIDSKVIIDFAKSMDVIFPNSYIELLSQHNALTPLNSYASFVDIDGGEGLCGVSFFGFGYQKIEVYDEESLALFQNSLGPSAAIERSQPDEYISKHIIAIGCTGAGDYICFDYRKDPTSSEPEVVFMYHDLYIKDEQENPKMAISKIANNFEEFIDMLHE, via the coding sequence ATGAAAGATATAGCAGTTTATAGAGATTATGGAAAAATTGATTCTAAAGTTATTATTGATTTTGCGAAAAGTATGGATGTCATATTTCCTAATTCTTATATTGAGCTTTTATCACAGCATAATGCACTTACACCTTTAAATTCCTATGCTAGTTTTGTAGATATTGATGGGGGAGAAGGACTATGTGGCGTTTCATTTTTTGGTTTCGGATATCAAAAAATTGAAGTCTACGACGAAGAAAGTTTAGCATTATTTCAAAACTCATTAGGACCAAGCGCTGCGATAGAGAGGAGCCAACCAGATGAATATATATCCAAACATATTATTGCTATTGGATGTACAGGTGCTGGCGATTATATATGCTTTGATTACCGCAAAGACCCGACTTCATCTGAACCAGAAGTAGTATTTATGTATCACGACCTCTACATAAAAGATGAACAAGAAAATCCTAAAATGGCTATATCAAAAATAGCCAATAATTTTGAAGAGTTTATAGATATGTTGCATGAATAA
- a CDS encoding HNH endonuclease — MDKGVEVVTDAYGNKAVKVDYIDPTTGELSKANIPYDSTGLAIFDDVAKYITTITKPEGYEMMTDAARRTAEMKQATLDLKDAINSGKVNANQFTAQQLYDIQSGSDRIFGYTWHHNAQSAPNNMQLVPYDIHKEVTHIGEASLSKGK; from the coding sequence TTGGATAAAGGGGTAGAAGTCGTTACAGACGCCTATGGTAATAAAGCGGTTAAAGTTGATTATATTGATCCTACAACTGGAGAACTATCAAAAGCAAATATACCATATGATTCAACAGGGTTAGCGATATTTGATGATGTGGCAAAATATATCACAACCATCACAAAGCCTGAGGGATATGAAATGATGACTGATGCTGCTAGACGAACAGCTGAAATGAAACAAGCGACTTTAGATTTAAAAGATGCGATTAATAGTGGCAAGGTGAATGCAAATCAGTTTACAGCTCAACAGCTTTATGATATCCAATCAGGTAGTGACAGAATTTTTGGTTATACTTGGCATCACAATGCCCAATCAGCACCAAATAACATGCAGTTGGTGCCTTATGATATTCATAAAGAAGTTACACATATTGGTGAAGCAAGTTTAAGTAAAGGAAAATAA
- a CDS encoding IS256 family transposase — protein sequence MKIEIDVEQFAQDIKAGKSIGGSNGALGSLIKQLTEAALAAEIDSHLSQDLNRNRKNGYSSKTMKSDHGAFELDVPRDRNGSFEPEIVKKNQTSMTSEIEEKILSLFALGNSYSQIAKHIEDFYCVGFSKATISAVTDKIIPMLQEWKTRPLEAVYPFIFLDAIHYKVKEDGRYISKAFYTVLGVRVDGKKEVLGLYLNESEGAKFWLQVLTDLQNRGVKDILIASVDGLKGFPEAINSVFPDTEVQLCVVHQIRNSLKYVGSAYQKQFAKELKAVYQAFTKEEAEFELDKLEEKWGKKYPIVFQSWRNKWDNLSVYFQYPEDIRRVIYTTNIIESVHRQFRTLTKTKGAFPNDDSLLKLLYMGIQNAQQKWTMPIRNWSLTISQLAIHFEGRLDDALNL from the coding sequence ATGAAGATAGAAATAGACGTAGAGCAATTTGCTCAAGATATTAAAGCCGGCAAGAGTATTGGTGGCTCAAATGGAGCCTTAGGATCACTCATCAAACAGCTAACCGAAGCCGCGCTAGCAGCTGAGATAGATTCGCACCTCTCCCAAGACCTCAATAGAAATCGAAAAAATGGCTATAGTTCAAAGACTATGAAAAGCGATCATGGTGCCTTTGAACTTGATGTTCCAAGAGACCGTAACGGTAGCTTTGAACCTGAAATCGTAAAGAAAAACCAGACCAGCATGACGAGTGAAATCGAAGAGAAGATTCTTTCTCTCTTCGCACTTGGCAATAGCTATTCCCAAATAGCCAAACACATAGAGGATTTTTACTGCGTAGGCTTCTCTAAAGCCACTATAAGCGCCGTAACCGACAAGATAATACCAATGCTTCAAGAGTGGAAAACAAGACCCTTAGAAGCTGTGTATCCATTTATATTCTTAGATGCCATTCACTACAAAGTAAAAGAGGATGGTCGCTACATCTCAAAAGCATTTTATACAGTGCTTGGTGTTCGAGTGGATGGCAAGAAAGAAGTCTTGGGACTTTACCTCAATGAAAGTGAAGGCGCCAAATTCTGGCTACAGGTGCTTACCGATTTGCAAAACCGTGGCGTTAAAGATATCCTCATTGCTTCGGTAGATGGGCTTAAAGGCTTTCCAGAAGCGATAAACTCAGTCTTTCCAGATACGGAGGTGCAACTCTGTGTAGTTCACCAAATACGCAACAGTCTCAAATATGTGGGCTCTGCTTATCAAAAACAATTTGCTAAAGAACTCAAAGCCGTCTATCAAGCTTTTACCAAAGAAGAAGCAGAATTTGAGCTTGATAAGTTGGAAGAAAAATGGGGTAAAAAATACCCTATCGTCTTTCAATCTTGGAGAAATAAATGGGATAATTTATCTGTCTACTTCCAATATCCAGAAGATATACGTAGAGTTATTTACACAACTAATATCATCGAATCAGTCCACCGCCAGTTTAGAACTCTAACGAAAACCAAAGGTGCTTTTCCCAATGATGATAGCCTGCTAAAACTACTTTATATGGGGATTCAAAATGCCCAGCAAAAATGGACTATGCCAATTAGAAACTGGAGCTTAACAATCTCTCAATTAGCCATTCACTTTGAGGGACGGCTTGATGACGCTTTAAACTTATGA
- a CDS encoding IS110 family RNA-guided transposase: MNTTEPTSSYSSTLELFCANKQIRVFKINPKASHNFAKALSIRNKTDKVDARMLCQAGILAKEEEIHIPVMDVIVEQINDLMSYYQLLVKQRVQTSNHLEKLQHKESTSSLKKALEKEIQAFKQKEQHTIDEIKRLITKDSKLALKYQSIQTIKGLGDIATIALIHLFLKYPNANQKQIISLAGLDPIEKTSGTSVRGKTRISKAGNKLYRRSLFMGTMVAIRFNEEMKCFYDRLKEKGKHTTLIQIAVMKKLIIIARALFHSNQGYSSEIYQAHCGMVAQNSNVA, translated from the coding sequence TTGAACACTACCGAGCCAACATCAAGTTATAGTAGCACCTTGGAGCTTTTTTGTGCTAATAAACAGATTCGAGTCTTTAAGATCAACCCAAAGGCTTCTCATAACTTTGCTAAAGCGCTATCGATTCGTAATAAAACTGACAAAGTAGATGCTAGAATGCTCTGCCAAGCAGGAATACTGGCAAAAGAAGAAGAGATTCATATTCCTGTGATGGATGTGATTGTAGAGCAAATCAATGACTTGATGAGTTACTATCAACTGTTGGTAAAACAAAGAGTCCAAACAAGCAATCACTTAGAGAAGTTGCAGCATAAAGAGAGTACCTCTTCTTTAAAAAAAGCTTTGGAAAAAGAGATTCAAGCCTTTAAACAAAAAGAACAGCATACGATTGATGAAATAAAAAGACTCATCACTAAAGATAGTAAATTAGCGTTGAAATACCAAAGTATCCAAACTATCAAAGGACTTGGCGATATTGCAACGATTGCATTAATCCATCTTTTTCTAAAATATCCCAATGCCAATCAAAAACAGATTATCTCTTTAGCAGGACTTGACCCAATTGAAAAAACCTCAGGTACTTCGGTTAGAGGAAAAACACGCATTTCAAAAGCGGGTAATAAACTGTATCGAAGGTCATTATTTATGGGGACAATGGTAGCGATTCGCTTTAATGAAGAGATGAAATGCTTTTATGACAGGCTTAAAGAAAAAGGTAAACATACGACTTTGATACAAATTGCTGTTATGAAAAAACTGATTATTATTGCTAGAGCACTCTTTCATTCCAACCAAGGTTATTCAAGTGAAATCTATCAGGCTCATTGTGGGATGGTGGCTCAAAATTCCAATGTTGCTTAA
- a CDS encoding IS110 family RNA-guided transposase: MREYIGIDISKASLQVHLGTFNEDVEIENSLKGVKQLHAKVKKRYGKSVEVVWIYEPTGSYSTLVKRFCAQHAIACYIIKPSQSAAFAKTIKNRNKSDVVDARMLYQLHKIAPSEEIAIPHYDAKLETLQNYLRYYKTVMKERVVKTNQLEAALHREDELFIIRKLHVKIKALKAEEKEIIATMLELIKANKAYEERFSAMTSLKGIGNISGLVLFDLFMRYGDASSKEIVALCGLDPIEVSSGSSLKRKSRISKQGSCLVRSTLFMPTLIAINHNPHMQMIYNRLKEKGKHSTVAQIAVMRKMVVIAFSLFKNKEIYDTNRFLRVDEKRVA; encoded by the coding sequence ATGCGTGAGTATATCGGAATTGATATTTCCAAGGCAAGTTTACAAGTGCATCTAGGAACGTTTAATGAAGATGTTGAGATTGAAAATAGTCTCAAAGGGGTAAAGCAACTTCACGCCAAAGTGAAAAAACGCTATGGTAAATCAGTGGAGGTTGTTTGGATTTACGAGCCTACAGGAAGTTATAGCACTTTAGTGAAACGCTTTTGTGCCCAACATGCCATTGCGTGTTACATCATCAAACCTTCTCAAAGTGCTGCGTTTGCAAAAACGATTAAGAATCGCAATAAGAGTGATGTGGTAGATGCGAGGATGCTCTATCAACTACATAAGATTGCACCAAGCGAAGAGATTGCTATTCCCCATTATGACGCTAAGTTAGAAACCCTACAAAATTATCTGCGCTACTATAAAACAGTGATGAAAGAGCGTGTGGTGAAAACCAATCAACTCGAAGCAGCACTGCACAGAGAGGATGAGCTTTTTATCATTAGAAAGCTGCATGTTAAGATTAAAGCACTTAAAGCCGAAGAGAAAGAAATCATAGCTACGATGCTTGAACTCATCAAAGCAAACAAAGCCTACGAGGAGCGTTTTTCTGCAATGACTTCACTCAAAGGCATTGGAAACATTTCAGGCTTAGTGCTGTTTGATTTGTTTATGCGCTATGGGGATGCTTCATCAAAAGAAATTGTGGCATTGTGCGGGCTTGACCCTATTGAGGTAAGCTCAGGTAGTTCACTGAAACGAAAATCACGCATATCAAAACAAGGCTCATGCCTTGTTCGAAGTACCCTCTTTATGCCAACCCTCATCGCTATCAATCACAACCCTCATATGCAAATGATCTATAATAGGCTTAAAGAAAAAGGTAAACACAGCACAGTGGCTCAAATAGCGGTGATGCGTAAAATGGTAGTCATTGCATTTTCATTGTTTAAAAACAAAGAGATTTACGATACCAACAGATTTCTAAGGGTGGATGAAAAAAGAGTGGCTTGA
- the queA gene encoding tRNA preQ1(34) S-adenosylmethionine ribosyltransferase-isomerase QueA — translation MDPLLKSTYDYTLPPELIATHPVEPRDEARLLVFDRHNGRITHTLFKHLFDFLPSDIAVLLNDTKVIKARVFGKKQSGGEVEVLLNAPLQDNLYSVYIKGRVKVGTKLFFDEKMEAEIRELKEDGTRVVAFFQAEKALHTQALFDVLEKIGHIPLPPYIKREDTDEDSVDYQTVFAKEQGAVAAPTASLHFTDAMFEALKKRYETHFLTLHVGAGTFKPVEAEHIHDHVMHSEIYAIPSLTCKRIESPKNILAVGTTVTRTVEYFARTKEPMGKCDLFLHPQNPPLRVNHLLTNFHLPKSTLIMLVASFIGIEKTLELYEEAVKEKYRFFSYGDAMLIV, via the coding sequence ATAGACCCGCTTTTAAAATCGACCTACGACTACACGCTTCCACCAGAGCTGATCGCCACACATCCGGTTGAACCCAGAGATGAGGCGAGGCTTTTGGTGTTTGATCGCCACAACGGACGCATCACGCACACACTTTTTAAACATCTCTTTGACTTTTTACCCTCAGACATTGCCGTCCTACTCAATGACACCAAAGTCATTAAAGCACGTGTTTTTGGCAAAAAGCAGAGTGGCGGAGAGGTCGAAGTCCTTCTCAATGCACCTTTGCAAGACAATCTTTATTCGGTATACATCAAAGGTCGTGTAAAAGTTGGAACAAAGCTCTTTTTTGATGAAAAAATGGAAGCAGAGATTAGAGAACTCAAAGAAGATGGCACGCGCGTCGTTGCCTTTTTTCAAGCAGAAAAAGCTCTGCACACCCAAGCGCTTTTTGATGTTTTAGAAAAAATTGGACACATTCCACTCCCACCCTACATCAAACGTGAAGACACAGACGAAGACAGTGTGGATTACCAAACGGTGTTTGCCAAAGAGCAAGGTGCCGTGGCTGCACCAACGGCTTCCTTGCACTTTACCGATGCAATGTTTGAAGCATTAAAAAAGCGTTACGAAACCCACTTTTTAACCTTACATGTGGGTGCTGGAACGTTTAAACCCGTCGAAGCCGAACACATTCACGATCATGTCATGCACTCTGAGATTTACGCCATTCCCTCTCTTACATGTAAACGCATTGAAAGCCCAAAAAACATCTTAGCCGTGGGAACAACGGTCACTCGAACGGTAGAGTATTTTGCCAGAACGAAAGAGCCCATGGGCAAATGCGATCTCTTCTTACACCCACAAAATCCCCCACTTCGCGTCAACCACCTCCTAACCAACTTTCATCTTCCTAAATCAACGCTGATCATGCTAGTCGCCTCATTTATAGGCATCGAAAAAACGCTTGAACTCTACGAAGAAGCTGTCAAAGAGAAGTACCGTTTCTTCTCTTATGGCGATGCAATGTTGATCGTTTAA
- a CDS encoding HD-GYP domain-containing protein encodes MAKILVIDDTPEYLEMLSSLLSEHEVYAAKEGKRGLSLAETVMPDLILLDINMPLMTGYEVCRRLKTMEKVRAIPVIFLTANEGSDYEEIGFNLGAVDFIAKPFHAGLLKARVKTHVSLYQLQSNLQSQVANQTEEIRKLNHEMTYLSASIAELKSKETGEHLRRVAEFCYLFCKFLGKDEAECEKIKMAAVLHDIGKVGISDEILNKPAKLDDDEWEIMKNHSLLGYEMLIDSEFELMQHAAIIALEHHERWDGQGYPHGKKGENISLIGRICAVADVFDSLLDKRVYKDPWEEKAVRDYFVMMRGSQFDPHITDILLENFDMFLYTWKALKRPKGKRCDMV; translated from the coding sequence ATGGCTAAAATTTTAGTCATCGATGACACGCCAGAGTATCTTGAAATGCTCAGTTCTCTTTTGAGCGAGCATGAAGTGTATGCCGCGAAAGAGGGCAAACGAGGGCTTAGTTTGGCAGAAACGGTGATGCCTGATCTCATTTTACTGGACATCAATATGCCTCTAATGACTGGGTATGAAGTGTGCCGTAGGCTTAAAACAATGGAGAAAGTGCGCGCAATTCCTGTCATCTTTCTCACTGCCAATGAGGGCAGTGATTATGAAGAGATCGGGTTCAATTTAGGTGCGGTCGATTTTATAGCAAAGCCGTTTCATGCAGGACTTTTAAAAGCCAGAGTCAAGACGCACGTCTCGTTATACCAACTGCAATCTAACCTGCAAAGCCAAGTGGCAAATCAAACCGAAGAGATTCGCAAGCTCAACCATGAAATGACCTATCTCTCCGCTTCGATTGCAGAGCTCAAGTCTAAAGAAACAGGCGAGCATTTAAGACGTGTCGCGGAGTTTTGTTACCTCTTTTGCAAGTTTTTAGGCAAAGATGAAGCCGAATGCGAAAAGATCAAAATGGCAGCAGTGCTTCATGACATCGGTAAAGTGGGCATTAGCGATGAGATTTTGAATAAGCCTGCAAAACTGGATGATGATGAGTGGGAGATTATGAAAAATCATTCACTGCTTGGCTATGAGATGCTCATCGACTCTGAGTTTGAGCTGATGCAACACGCTGCGATAATTGCGCTTGAACATCATGAGCGTTGGGATGGGCAAGGGTATCCGCATGGAAAGAAAGGTGAAAACATCTCATTGATTGGGCGTATCTGCGCGGTGGCTGATGTGTTTGATTCACTGTTAGACAAACGCGTTTACAAAGATCCTTGGGAAGAAAAAGCCGTACGAGACTATTTTGTGATGATGCGTGGAAGCCAATTTGACCCGCATATAACCGACATTTTGCTGGAAAATTTTGATATGTTTCTTTACACATGGAAAGCGCTTAAAAGACCCAAAGGAAAACGATGCGACATGGTTTAA
- a CDS encoding flagellar basal body rod C-terminal domain-containing protein, which translates to MNINATSMTAMSNWMNNSAQNVANVNTDNYNATQTTISNQGNAVVAQSSQTENSTDLATEFTDQIALETNFEANTKPIQAEDEMIGSLLDMKA; encoded by the coding sequence ATGAATATTAATGCTACGTCTATGACAGCCATGTCCAACTGGATGAACAACAGCGCTCAAAATGTCGCCAATGTCAACACCGATAACTATAATGCTACACAAACGACCATCTCCAACCAAGGTAACGCGGTAGTTGCGCAAAGCAGTCAAACCGAAAATAGTACCGATCTAGCAACCGAGTTTACTGATCAAATCGCACTTGAAACGAATTTTGAAGCCAATACTAAACCCATCCAAGCCGAAGATGAGATGATCGGCAGCCTTTTGGATATGAAAGCTTAA
- a CDS encoding substrate-binding periplasmic protein produces the protein MRHGLILALFALCVYAEVFKVYTEQNPPYNFMENGTVTGRSTKLLKALFQQCSHQIEGERIWFLPWVQAYHEALHVNNSVIYSTVRTPEREMLFQWVGPIGKMTLGIVAKKRTHIRIASSEQLQRYKIATIPDTASEKLLINLGVDEAVLERFGQVSSQIKKLAQNRVDAIAYSVDGTFSILEEMGYDPNDYEVVYLLKESDLYFAFNKETHPQTITALNATLKTLLK, from the coding sequence ATGCGACATGGTTTAATCCTCGCACTTTTTGCTCTTTGTGTGTATGCCGAAGTCTTTAAAGTCTACACGGAGCAGAACCCACCGTATAATTTTATGGAAAATGGTACAGTGACGGGACGCTCCACCAAGCTTTTGAAAGCCCTTTTCCAACAGTGCTCTCATCAGATAGAAGGGGAGCGTATTTGGTTTTTGCCATGGGTTCAAGCATATCATGAAGCGTTACATGTAAACAACAGTGTGATTTACAGTACCGTTCGAACACCTGAACGTGAAATGCTTTTTCAATGGGTTGGTCCCATCGGAAAGATGACACTGGGCATTGTCGCTAAAAAACGAACGCATATTCGTATCGCTTCATCTGAACAGTTGCAACGTTATAAAATTGCGACGATTCCAGATACAGCTTCTGAGAAACTTTTGATCAATCTAGGTGTTGATGAAGCAGTGTTAGAGCGATTTGGGCAGGTTTCTTCCCAAATCAAAAAGCTGGCGCAAAACCGTGTGGACGCCATTGCATACAGTGTGGATGGAACGTTTAGCATACTTGAAGAGATGGGCTATGACCCCAATGATTACGAAGTGGTCTATTTGCTCAAAGAGAGCGATCTTTATTTTGCTTTTAACAAAGAGACCCATCCTCAAACCATCACCGCACTCAATGCAACACTCAAAACCCTCTTAAAATAG
- a CDS encoding amino acid ABC transporter permease, whose amino-acid sequence MFTSISYEFHWDTIYAYKQKFIDGFFMTIGISFFALILSLIIGIIFAYGQNSQVILLRFFSRFYIELIRGTPLLVQILIFFYVFANNLGFNNRYIVGTVILAMFSGSYVSEIIRAGLQSIHKDQYESAKSLGFTSFQAYLYIIFPQAYKRIIPPLTGQFASIIKDSSLLSIISISELTMNAQEVNAYTYSTLESYIPLGIGYLMLTYPISFWAKKLEERMKD is encoded by the coding sequence ATGTTTACCTCTATCTCTTATGAGTTTCATTGGGATACGATCTATGCATACAAACAAAAATTTATAGATGGCTTTTTCATGACGATAGGTATCTCCTTTTTTGCCTTGATTTTAAGCCTTATCATAGGGATTATCTTTGCCTATGGGCAGAACTCACAGGTGATTCTTTTGCGGTTTTTTTCGCGTTTTTATATAGAGCTTATCAGAGGAACGCCTCTTTTGGTACAAATTTTGATATTTTTCTATGTTTTTGCAAACAATCTTGGCTTTAACAATCGCTATATCGTAGGAACGGTTATCCTCGCTATGTTTTCAGGATCCTATGTGAGTGAGATTATCAGAGCGGGTTTACAAAGTATCCATAAAGATCAATACGAATCAGCAAAATCACTGGGGTTTACCTCTTTTCAAGCGTATCTCTATATCATTTTTCCACAAGCCTACAAAAGAATTATCCCTCCTCTTACGGGTCAATTTGCTTCCATTATCAAAGATTCATCCTTGCTTTCCATCATCTCGATTAGTGAACTTACCATGAATGCCCAAGAGGTCAATGCGTACACCTACTCGACATTAGAGAGCTACATACCGCTTGGCATTGGTTATCTCATGCTAACATACCCCATCTCGTTTTGGGCAAAAAAGCTTGAAGAGAGGATGAAAGACTAG
- a CDS encoding transporter substrate-binding domain-containing protein, producing the protein MFKQIINALIGLSLFTTFVNSAEKPLIVGMELQYPPFEMSDKDGTPSGVSVDLAKALGKYLGREVKIENIAWDGLIPSLKTGKVDLVISSMTITDERQKTIDFSIPYAQSNLAILTNKTSGVKSIDDLNQKGKKIAVKKGTTGHIYANQYLKNAELLVFDKENAAVLEVIQGKANGFLYDQLTVYKNWANHKSTTIALLKPFQEKPEYWGMAIKKGNDKLKEQIDAFIKHAKSDGTFDALSKKYLTEARATFDELGIVFFF; encoded by the coding sequence ATGTTTAAGCAAATTATCAACGCTCTCATTGGGCTCAGTCTTTTTACAACGTTTGTAAATTCAGCAGAAAAACCACTTATCGTTGGTATGGAATTACAATATCCGCCCTTTGAAATGAGCGATAAAGATGGAACGCCAAGTGGCGTGAGTGTTGATTTGGCAAAGGCTTTGGGAAAATATCTAGGGCGTGAGGTCAAAATAGAAAATATCGCTTGGGATGGGTTGATCCCCTCTTTGAAAACTGGGAAAGTTGACCTTGTCATCTCTTCGATGACGATTACGGATGAGCGTCAAAAAACGATAGATTTTTCGATTCCCTACGCTCAATCAAACTTGGCGATTTTAACCAACAAAACAAGCGGTGTTAAAAGTATAGATGATTTAAATCAAAAGGGCAAAAAGATTGCTGTTAAGAAAGGTACAACGGGGCATATTTATGCAAACCAATACCTCAAAAATGCCGAACTTTTAGTCTTTGATAAAGAAAATGCCGCGGTATTGGAAGTGATACAAGGCAAAGCTAATGGTTTTTTATACGACCAACTGACTGTTTATAAAAATTGGGCAAACCATAAAAGCACGACCATTGCACTTTTGAAACCTTTTCAAGAAAAGCCTGAATACTGGGGTATGGCGATCAAAAAAGGCAATGATAAGCTCAAAGAGCAAATCGATGCTTTTATCAAACACGCTAAAAGCGACGGTACGTTTGATGCATTATCCAAAAAATATCTCACAGAGGCTAGAGCTACGTTTGATGAGCTTGGCATTGTATTTTTCTTCTAA